One genomic window of Thalassolituus hydrocarboniclasticus includes the following:
- the fnr gene encoding fumarate/nitrate reduction transcriptional regulator Fnr, translating to MKTTHAAPAPLRGTQPHCQTCSLNALCLPLSLNDSDMERLDDIIRRGRPIQKGQLLFQQGEPFQSVFAVRTGALKTYTLASNGEEQITGFHLASELVGLAGYDNGNYPLTAKALETTTVCEIPLQQLDSLADDLPDLRKQLMRTMGTEIRHDQNMMLLLSKKNAEERVASFLIDISQRYSRRGFSASHFRLPMSRVDISNYLGLAVETISRVFTRFQKNGLIETQGKEVILQDADMLYELAGLNTEKECAAHPQE from the coding sequence ATGAAAACGACACATGCTGCGCCTGCTCCACTGCGGGGCACTCAACCACACTGTCAGACCTGCTCACTGAATGCGCTTTGTCTGCCATTGTCTCTGAACGATTCCGATATGGAGCGCCTCGACGATATCATCCGTCGCGGCCGTCCGATTCAGAAAGGCCAGCTGTTATTCCAGCAGGGCGAGCCTTTCCAGTCTGTATTTGCCGTGCGTACCGGCGCGCTGAAAACCTACACTCTGGCCAGTAATGGCGAAGAACAGATTACCGGTTTCCACCTGGCCTCTGAGCTGGTCGGCCTGGCCGGCTACGATAACGGCAACTACCCGTTAACCGCCAAAGCACTGGAAACCACCACCGTCTGTGAAATTCCGCTGCAGCAACTCGACAGTCTGGCCGATGATCTGCCGGATCTGCGTAAGCAGCTGATGCGCACGATGGGCACCGAAATCCGTCATGATCAGAACATGATGCTGCTGCTCAGCAAGAAGAACGCCGAAGAGCGCGTAGCTTCCTTCCTGATTGATATTTCCCAGCGCTATTCACGTCGTGGTTTCTCGGCCAGTCATTTCCGTCTGCCGATGTCGCGGGTCGATATCAGTAACTATCTGGGCCTGGCGGTTGAAACCATCAGCCGCGTGTTTACCCGCTTCCAGAAAAACGGGCTGATCGAAACCCAGGGCAAAGAAGTGATCCTGCAGGACGCCGATATGCTGTATGAACTGGCGGGCCTGAATACCGAAAAAGAGTGTGCTGCTCACCCGCAAGAGTAA
- a CDS encoding sulfite exporter TauE/SafE family protein: MIEPLSLLTAFLLGLFGSSHCLVMCGGIAAAMGSQAGTQRVRVTLLFNGGRILSYSIAGLLVASAGLWLQSQHQWLMLALRSLAALMLILMGLYIARWSLLLTRIEQLGQGIWKYLQPLTRRFMQSPRALDRFWLGMLWGWLPCGLIYSTLSWVAANGQPLLGAAAMFAFGLGTLPALFASTLAASVLTPLLSNQHVRQLAGTLLIVFGLWTALSVWLLS, from the coding sequence ATGATTGAACCGCTGTCGCTGCTGACCGCCTTCCTGCTGGGCCTGTTTGGCTCCAGCCACTGCCTGGTGATGTGCGGCGGTATCGCCGCCGCTATGGGTAGCCAGGCCGGGACGCAGCGTGTCCGTGTCACCCTGCTGTTTAACGGCGGCCGGATTCTGAGTTACAGCATTGCCGGTCTGCTTGTTGCCAGCGCGGGCCTGTGGTTACAGAGCCAGCATCAGTGGCTGATGCTGGCGCTGCGCAGCCTGGCCGCGCTGATGCTGATTCTGATGGGTCTGTATATCGCCCGCTGGTCACTGCTGCTGACCCGTATTGAACAGCTGGGACAGGGCATCTGGAAATACCTGCAACCTCTGACCCGCCGCTTTATGCAATCCCCGCGTGCGCTCGACCGTTTCTGGCTGGGCATGCTCTGGGGGTGGTTGCCCTGCGGCCTGATTTACAGCACGTTAAGCTGGGTGGCAGCCAATGGCCAGCCGTTACTGGGGGCCGCCGCGATGTTCGCCTTTGGTCTGGGTACCCTGCCGGCGTTGTTTGCCAGCACACTGGCGGCCAGCGTACTGACCCCTTTATTAAGCAACCAGCACGTGCGTCAGCTTGCCGGTACACTGCTGATCGTCTTCGGACTGTGGACTGCACTATCGGTCTGGTTGCTTTCTTGA
- the ccoS gene encoding cbb3-type cytochrome oxidase assembly protein CcoS yields the protein MDIIYVLVPLSLLLIGIAVLIFFWAVKSGQFEDMESPAHRILFDDDEPLSRHHDDSDQTPSDKP from the coding sequence ATGGATATCATTTACGTGCTGGTGCCACTGTCGCTGCTGCTGATCGGCATTGCCGTGCTGATCTTTTTCTGGGCGGTGAAGAGCGGCCAGTTTGAAGATATGGAATCCCCCGCCCACCGTATTCTGTTTGATGACGATGAGCCGCTCAGTCGCCACCATGACGACAGCGATCAGACTCCGTCTGACAAGCCATGA